A single genomic interval of Synechococcales cyanobacterium CNB harbors:
- a CDS encoding phosphoribosylformylglycinamidine synthase: MPTPTTPTTPAAPTAPGVAVHRVEVRPADPAADPRGRRLLADAASLGFRLDSIAVARVYLVEGALDAAEAGDLAARLLTDPVAERSTLGASPAAPGLIEVHPLPGVMDPTARTVTDAIRELTGEAVRVSTGWRYDLAGPDAPRAEEIARRLLANTVVHAVHTRPFHPDRLPAGRRVEQHVRHVTLTPLADADLERLSRDAHLFLSLDEMRAIREHYRALGREPTDVELETLAQTWSEHCVHKTLKSRIRYRGHAASDGDEPRPADPIDWNDRPGHTIHPDGTVEIDNLLKRTVAAATHELIADGVDWTLSVFEDNSGVVAFDDTHAVCIKVETHNHPSAIEPYGGAATGIGGCIRDVIGTGLGAKPIASTDVFCVAFPGNWNAESTENNAAFALPAGCLHPRRTLTEVVAGVRDYGNRMGIPTVNGAVWFDDRYVGNPLVFCGCVGLLPRDRVRGKARHGDLIVALGGRTGRDGIHGATFSSAELTDTHADEFAHAVQIGNAIEEKRVLDAILRARDEHGEPLYHAITDCGAGGFSSAVGEMGRRLGAEVHLDRAPLKYEGLTYTEVWISEAQERMVLAVPPENLDALRRICEEEHVEAAVLGEFGTPDEDLVLRYDGAEVGRLSMDFLHDGLPMPTRDAVWMPSAESTTDSAFSSPRSAPSAFIPSVQDALLRLLAHPNIASKHWIIRQYDHEVQGNTVVKPLVGPTSRGPGDAAVLEPVPGSGRGIAIASGLATGIGDPAIGGDPYLMALAAVDECVRNLVCVGADPARTAILDNFCWPSCKDPMNLGSLVRAAEGCYDAAKAYRTPFVSGKDSLNNQFTTEDGRTIAIPPTLLITGLGIVPDLARCVTSDAKRPGNVLLLIGRTSPSMGGSHYQQTFGLGDPARSLADDVAARVESVVGPLPETARRHVDTLLHGIAPVIVDHLGEAVALGASKAEQAVRRLAKLVGREQAESLEAEVGRERAAAIVNAIADAARRGWTSPAVPTTDLELGPAKARAVAAVIAEGLAASAHDCSDGGTLVAIAEMLIAGSRPHAPIGAELTHDPDDLGATVWAFAETPSRYLLEVPPLGVARVREIVQQHATGAVVQQIGVLDFSGRLRWPAASLDAQVEDLARAWRAPLDW; the protein is encoded by the coding sequence ATGCCCACTCCCACGACCCCCACCACCCCCGCCGCGCCCACCGCGCCCGGTGTCGCCGTGCATCGTGTCGAGGTGCGTCCCGCCGATCCGGCCGCGGACCCGCGGGGGCGGCGTCTGCTCGCCGATGCGGCCTCGCTCGGCTTCAGGCTGGACTCGATCGCCGTGGCGCGGGTCTACCTCGTCGAGGGGGCGCTCGACGCCGCTGAGGCGGGCGACCTGGCCGCGCGGCTGCTCACCGACCCGGTCGCGGAGCGATCCACCCTCGGCGCATCGCCCGCCGCTCCCGGTCTCATCGAAGTCCACCCGCTCCCCGGCGTCATGGACCCGACGGCTCGGACCGTCACCGACGCCATCCGCGAGCTGACCGGCGAGGCGGTCCGCGTCTCTACCGGCTGGCGCTACGACCTGGCCGGCCCCGATGCCCCCCGCGCTGAGGAGATCGCCCGGCGGCTGCTCGCGAACACGGTCGTCCACGCGGTGCACACGCGGCCGTTCCACCCCGACCGCCTGCCCGCGGGCCGGCGCGTGGAACAGCACGTCCGGCACGTCACGCTCACGCCGCTCGCGGATGCCGACCTCGAACGCCTGAGCCGCGATGCCCACCTGTTCCTGAGCCTCGACGAGATGCGGGCGATCCGCGAGCACTACCGCGCGCTCGGCCGCGAGCCGACGGATGTCGAACTCGAGACCCTCGCGCAGACCTGGTCCGAGCACTGCGTTCACAAGACGCTCAAGAGCCGCATCCGCTACCGCGGGCACGCGGCGTCCGACGGCGACGAACCGCGCCCCGCCGACCCGATCGACTGGAACGATCGCCCCGGCCACACGATCCACCCCGACGGCACCGTCGAGATCGACAACCTGCTCAAGCGCACCGTCGCCGCCGCCACGCACGAACTCATCGCCGACGGCGTGGACTGGACGCTCTCCGTCTTCGAGGACAACTCCGGCGTCGTCGCGTTCGACGACACCCACGCCGTCTGCATCAAGGTCGAGACCCACAATCACCCCTCCGCCATCGAACCCTACGGCGGCGCGGCCACCGGCATCGGAGGGTGCATCCGCGACGTCATCGGCACCGGACTCGGCGCCAAGCCCATCGCCAGCACGGACGTCTTCTGCGTCGCGTTCCCAGGGAACTGGAACGCGGAGAGCACGGAGAACAACGCCGCGTTCGCCCTGCCCGCCGGCTGCCTGCACCCGCGCCGCACGCTCACCGAGGTCGTCGCGGGCGTCCGCGACTACGGCAACCGCATGGGCATCCCCACCGTCAACGGCGCGGTCTGGTTCGACGACCGCTACGTCGGCAACCCGCTCGTCTTCTGCGGCTGCGTCGGGCTGCTCCCGCGCGACCGCGTGCGCGGCAAGGCCCGCCACGGCGACCTCATCGTCGCCCTCGGCGGGCGCACGGGGCGCGACGGCATCCACGGCGCGACCTTCTCCTCCGCCGAACTCACCGACACCCACGCCGACGAGTTCGCCCACGCGGTCCAGATCGGCAACGCCATCGAGGAAAAACGCGTGCTGGACGCGATCCTGCGAGCGCGCGACGAGCACGGCGAGCCGCTCTACCACGCGATCACCGATTGCGGTGCGGGCGGCTTCTCCTCCGCCGTCGGCGAGATGGGCCGGCGCCTCGGCGCGGAGGTCCACCTTGACCGCGCCCCGCTCAAGTACGAAGGACTGACCTACACCGAGGTCTGGATCAGCGAGGCCCAGGAGCGCATGGTCCTCGCCGTTCCGCCGGAGAATCTCGACGCCCTGCGGCGCATCTGCGAGGAGGAGCACGTCGAGGCCGCCGTCCTGGGCGAGTTCGGCACGCCCGACGAAGACCTGGTCCTCCGCTACGACGGCGCCGAAGTCGGCCGCCTCTCCATGGACTTCCTCCACGACGGCCTGCCCATGCCCACCCGCGACGCGGTGTGGATGCCAAGCGCCGAGTCAACGACCGACTCCGCGTTCTCATCGCCCCGCTCCGCGCCCTCCGCGTTCATTCCGTCCGTTCAGGATGCGCTCCTGCGGCTGCTGGCCCACCCCAACATCGCCTCCAAGCACTGGATCATCCGCCAGTACGACCACGAGGTGCAGGGCAACACCGTCGTCAAGCCGCTCGTCGGCCCGACCTCGCGCGGCCCGGGCGACGCCGCCGTCCTCGAACCCGTGCCCGGCTCGGGCCGCGGCATCGCCATCGCGTCCGGGCTTGCGACGGGCATCGGCGATCCGGCCATCGGCGGCGATCCGTACCTGATGGCGCTGGCCGCCGTGGACGAATGCGTGCGAAACCTCGTGTGCGTCGGCGCGGACCCTGCCCGCACCGCCATCCTCGACAACTTCTGCTGGCCGAGTTGCAAGGATCCCATGAACCTGGGCTCTCTCGTCCGCGCCGCCGAGGGCTGTTACGACGCCGCCAAGGCCTATCGCACGCCCTTCGTCTCGGGCAAGGACTCGCTCAACAACCAGTTCACCACGGAGGACGGCCGGACCATCGCCATCCCGCCGACGCTGCTCATCACCGGCCTCGGCATCGTGCCCGACCTCGCCAGGTGCGTCACCAGCGATGCCAAGCGACCCGGCAACGTGCTGCTCCTCATCGGCCGCACGTCCCCCTCGATGGGCGGGTCGCACTACCAGCAGACGTTCGGCCTGGGTGATCCCGCACGCTCGCTCGCCGATGATGTCGCCGCGCGCGTCGAGTCCGTCGTCGGCCCGCTCCCGGAGACAGCCCGCCGCCACGTGGACACGCTGTTGCACGGCATCGCGCCGGTGATCGTGGATCACCTCGGCGAGGCCGTCGCGCTCGGCGCTTCCAAGGCCGAACAGGCCGTGCGCCGGCTGGCGAAACTCGTCGGCCGCGAGCAGGCGGAAAGCCTCGAAGCCGAGGTCGGACGCGAGCGGGCCGCAGCGATCGTGAACGCCATCGCGGACGCCGCCAGGCGCGGTTGGACCAGCCCCGCCGTTCCGACCACCGACCTCGAACTCGGACCCGCCAAGGCCCGCGCGGTCGCGGCCGTGATCGCCGAGGGTCTGGCCGCATCGGCGCACGATTGTTCCGATGGGGGCACGCTCGTCGCCATCGCCGAGATGCTCATCGCCGGCTCGCGTCCGCACGCACCGATCGGCGCGGAACTCACCCACGATCCCGACGATCTCGGGGCGACCGTCTGGGCCTTCGCCGAGACCCCGTCCCGCTACCTGCTCGAAGTGCCCCCCCTCGGCGTCGCCCGAGTGCGGGAGATCGTGCAGCAGCACGCCACCGGCGCCGTCGTCCAACAGATCGGCGTCCTCGACTTCTCCGGCCGACTCCGCTGGCCCGCGGCCTCGCTCGACGCCCAGGTCGAAGACCTCGCCCGGGCCTGGCGCGCTCCGCTCGACTGGTAA
- the rnhA gene encoding ribonuclease HI, whose translation MAERHETVHLFTDGACSGNPGPGGWAYILRDERTGVEKEASGGEPETTNNRMELVAVIEGLGALRRPTVVELHSDSQYVLNGMREWLPAWKARGWRTAGRQPVKNRDLWERLDALLAMHEVRFNWVRGHSDHPENERCDRLAVAARERQAGR comes from the coding sequence ATGGCCGAGCGGCATGAGACTGTGCATCTGTTCACGGACGGCGCGTGCTCGGGGAATCCGGGGCCGGGGGGGTGGGCGTATATCCTGCGCGACGAGCGGACGGGCGTGGAGAAGGAGGCGTCCGGGGGCGAACCGGAGACGACGAACAACCGCATGGAACTCGTGGCGGTGATCGAGGGGCTGGGCGCGCTCAGGCGGCCGACGGTCGTCGAGCTGCACTCGGACTCGCAGTACGTGCTCAACGGGATGCGCGAGTGGCTCCCCGCGTGGAAGGCCCGTGGCTGGCGCACCGCGGGCAGGCAGCCGGTGAAGAACCGCGACCTGTGGGAACGGCTGGACGCGCTGCTCGCCATGCACGAGGTCCGGTTCAACTGGGTCCGCGGGCACTCGGACCACCCCGAGAACGAGCGGTGCGACCGGCTGGCCGTCGCGGCCCGGGAGCGGCAGGCGGGCCGCTGA
- a CDS encoding M42 family metallopeptidase, with protein MNLDLLKRLCETPGVPGREERVRALIEKEVKGLFDEARTDAMGSLICTRGPRGAAGKKTGKGSRPTRVMILCHMDEIGFYVSHVSDKGFIYVDPAGGFDARNLFSRRVLVCTEDGDLPGVMNPGGRPIHISSPEERTKVPETKEFFIDVGLPVEEVKQRVRVGDFVVMHEPAMAMGEKFVSKALDNRVACWLGIEGVRELDRLGGEHACEVVVAFTTQEEVGLRGAKAAAYAVKPDIGLGIDVTLACDTPGVPEPEWVTKQGDGFGLHVKDASFIADKALVDEVEAVAKKHKIAYQRTILARGGQDGAAAQQAAAGARAVGITVGTRYIHTVTEMIDVRDLKAARDVIARYLAEVE; from the coding sequence TTGAACCTGGACCTGCTCAAGCGGCTCTGCGAGACGCCCGGCGTGCCGGGGCGCGAGGAGCGCGTGCGTGCGTTGATCGAGAAGGAGGTCAAGGGGCTGTTCGACGAGGCGCGGACGGACGCGATGGGGTCGCTGATCTGCACGCGCGGGCCGCGTGGGGCTGCGGGGAAGAAGACCGGCAAGGGTTCGCGTCCGACGCGGGTGATGATCCTGTGCCACATGGACGAGATCGGGTTCTACGTCTCGCACGTGAGCGACAAGGGGTTCATCTACGTCGATCCGGCGGGCGGATTCGACGCGCGCAACCTGTTCTCGCGGCGTGTGCTGGTCTGCACGGAGGACGGCGACCTGCCGGGCGTGATGAACCCCGGTGGGCGGCCGATCCACATCTCGTCGCCGGAGGAGCGGACGAAGGTGCCGGAGACCAAGGAGTTCTTCATCGACGTGGGGCTGCCGGTAGAAGAGGTGAAGCAGCGCGTGCGGGTCGGGGACTTCGTGGTCATGCACGAGCCGGCGATGGCCATGGGCGAGAAGTTCGTGAGCAAGGCGCTGGACAACCGCGTGGCGTGCTGGCTGGGGATCGAGGGCGTGCGTGAACTGGACCGGCTCGGCGGCGAGCACGCCTGCGAGGTGGTGGTCGCGTTTACGACGCAGGAGGAGGTCGGGCTGCGCGGTGCGAAGGCGGCCGCGTACGCGGTCAAGCCGGACATCGGGCTGGGGATCGACGTGACGCTGGCGTGCGATACGCCGGGCGTCCCCGAGCCGGAGTGGGTGACGAAGCAGGGCGACGGCTTCGGGCTGCACGTGAAGGACGCCTCGTTCATCGCGGACAAGGCGCTGGTGGACGAGGTCGAAGCGGTGGCGAAGAAGCACAAGATCGCGTATCAGCGGACGATCCTCGCCCGGGGCGGCCAGGACGGGGCGGCGGCGCAGCAGGCCGCTGCCGGCGCGCGGGCGGTGGGGATCACGGTGGGGACGCGGTACATCCACACCGTGACGGAGATGATCGACGTCCGCGACCTGAAGGCGGCGCGGGACGTGATCGCGCGGTATCTGGCGGAAGTCGAGTAG